The stretch of DNA GTGGCAGGAGGGCCTGCAGGCCGACACGATGCCGGTGGTGGTCCGCGGCATCAACCTGCTCGGCCAGGTCCTGCCGAGCTTGACGCCGATCGTGCGGTCCTCGGCGGCCGGCTTCGACTCGCTGCTGGCGTCGTCGGAGAAGGCGCTCGCGGGTGAGCACTGGACTCGCTTCACTGACTTCGCCGCCCGCCAGGCCGAGCCCTCGATCGGGATCCTCGGCCGGTCGGTGGGCAACCTCGCCATGGGCTTCACCGGGCTCATGGTGAGCTTCGAGCCGCTGTGGAACCGGATGGGCCCTGGCATCGAGGACCTCACCCGCCGCTTCGCCGCGTGGGCCAACGAGGGCGACAACTTCACCGCCTTCATCGACTGGACCATCCAGAACGGCCCGATCTTCCTGTCCACGTTCGGGGCCATCGCGGGCGCCGCTGTCGACGTCGGCGTGGCGCTCGCCCCGCTGGGCACCGTCTACGCCCAAGGCCTCGGCCTGCTCGCCGAGGCCATCGGCTGGGTCGCCGACACCGCGCCGTGGCTGCTGCAGGTCGCGGTGGCCGCCAAGACCGCCCAGGTCGCGTTCAGCCTGCTCGGGCGGGTCAACACCGGGCTGATCCAACCGATGCGGGAGCTGCCCGGCCACCTGTCCACGATGCGCGACAACCTGACCGGGGTCGGCACCGCGGCCACCACCGCCGGAACCGCGACGCGCGGCTTCGGCGGGGCGGTCAGCGGCGCCGTCGGCGCGCTCGGCGGCCCGTGGGGCATCGCGATCACCGCTGGCATCGCCCTGCTGGGCGCGTTCGTCGCCGCGAAGGCCAATGCCACCGCTAAGACACAGGAGTACACCGAGGCCATCAAGGCCGACTCCGGCGCCCTCGCGGAAAACTCCCGCCTGGTGGCGGTGCGCAACCTTGAGAACGAGGGGCTGCTGGAGACCGCGCAGCAGCTCGGAATCTCCACCCAGCTGGTCACTGACGCCGTCCTCGGGCAGAGCGGCGCCTACCGGGAGCTCAATGCGACCATCGACGAGCGGATGGCGAAAGCCGACAAGCAGTACGAGCAGGGCGAGTTGTCCACGCAGCAGTGGAACGACCAGATCCTGCCGCTGACCCAGCTGCGCGACGGGATCGCCGCGGAGTCGGCGGCGGTGGACGAGTCGGTGGCCGCCCATCAGCGCCAGGTCGAGGCGATGGGCGCGACGTCGATCTCCACGCAGGGCCTCACCGCCTCCATGGCGGCCGGCACGGTCCAGGCCAACAGCCTGAAGCAGTCGCTGGACCTGTTGACCGGCTCCAACATTTCGGCTGCGCAGGCCGAGATCGGCTACAAGGCGGCGGTGGACGCCGCGACCGCGTCGGTCACCCAGAACGGCATCAGTACGGACCTGAACACCGAGTCTGGCCGGGCGAACCGGACCGCGCTGATCAACCTGGCGACCGCGGCCAACGACCACACGGCCGCGCTGCGGGAGAACGGCGCGTCGGCGGACCAGGTCACCGCGCAGACGAAGAAGCAGCGCGAGGAGTTCATCAAGGCCGCCCGGCAGATGGGCTACACCAAGGACGAAGCCGAGAAGCTGGCCGATGAGTACCTGGGGATCCCCAAGGACGTCTCGACCGCGATCGAGGTGTCGGCGCGCGGGTCCTGGTCGCTGATCGAGGGCTATGAGGACAAGACGAAGGGCCGCGGGTCGGGCTACCTGGGCGGTTTGGCCACGGGCGGTCCGGTGCGCGGCCCGGGGACGGCGACCTCCGACAGCATCTTGGCGCGGCTGAGCGACGGCGAGTACGTCCAGAAGGCGTCCGCGGTGGACTACTACGGCGAGCCGCTGATGGACGCGCTCAACCAGAAGCGCATCCCGCGCGAGGCGCTCACCAGCATGCCCGGGTTCGCCAAGGGTGGGCGGGTGCGCACCACCGCGCACCGGTCCAAGGAGTCGCCGTGGTCGGCGTTGGCCGACCACACGGGCACGATCAAGCCGGAGTACCGGACTCTGGTCAACAACCTGATCAGCGCGATCGGTACGCGGATGGCCAAGCAGTGGGCCGAGTACGCGGGGTCCGGGCCCAACGCGGTGGTGCGGCTGGCCGAGGCGTCGCTGGGCCGCTACCCCGAGGCCGGCGGCAACAACGTCAACGCCATCACCAGGTGGTACGGCATGAACGGTGCTCCGTGGTGCGCCATGTTCATCAGCTGGTTGTTCGCGCAGACGGGCAACAGCCGGGCGCTTGGCCGGGCGTCCCGCACGGCCTGGACGGGGGACTACTACACCTCCGGGATGCGGCGGGTGTCCAACCCGATGCCCGGTGACGTGGCGGTGTATGGGACGCGGCACGTCAACCTGATCGCTTCGCCGGGTGGCGGGCGGCGGATCGGCGGCAACCAGTCGAACAACGTCACGTCCGCCCCCTACTCGGGTGGGGCGATCTTCCGGCCGATGTGGGGCCGCGCGAAGGGCTTCGCTGGTGGCGGTCTGGTGGACGTGCGCGACATCCTCCGACAGGACCGGGCCGAGGATGACCGGCTCGGTCCCGCTCCGGAGGTGCGGGCGCTGCGGCGGATCGCCGGGCTGGCCACCGGTGGGCTGGCCGACGGGTGGACGGTCGTCGGCGAGGAGGGGCCCGAGCTGGCCCGCTTCGACGACCCGGCGCGGATCTACAGCTCGCAGGAGTCGGCGCGGGTGCTGGCGCAGGCCAGCCGCATTTCCACCGAGCCCCCGACGGGCGCGGGCGGGGCGGCCTCACCGCTGATCGGTGAATACCACCAGCACCTGTCCACCTCGGAGGCGACCGTGCGCGACGCGATGAACGAACTGACGCACACGCTGCGCGTGGTCCGCCTGGGAGGGGTGCACGCCGGTGGCTGAGCTGAGTAGCAACCAGTTCGAGCTGGGCGGGGTGGTCTTCGGCGACTTCACCCCGCGCCAGGTGACCGACTTCGACCCGGGGGATTCCACGCTGCGGGACGGTGACACCGCCTCCCCCGGTGAGGACGGCATCCAGTTCGGCCTGGACCACGTCGACGGCCGGCTGCTGACGTGGGAGCTGTTCGCCGACGCCACCGACGCACCCTCTGCTCGGGCGGCCATGGTCCCGCTGGAGACCGCGTGGGACGCCCGCGCGGTGCGGGACTCCCCCCGGGCGGTGCTGCCGCTGCGGATGCGGCTGCCCGGCCACCAGACGGTGCGGGTCTACGGGCGGCCACGGAAGATGACCCCGGCGAACCTGCGCAGCCGCCCGGACGGGGTCGCCGACTACGTCGCCACCTTCCAGACCGCCGACGCGGTCTTCTACGGCGACGTGGAGCACTCGGTGGACCTGTCCCTGATCGCGGCGGGCGGGGGCGGCATCACCTGGCCGGTCACCTGGCCCGTCACCTGGGCGCCGGGGGCGCAGCGCCAGGACGCCGTCGTCAACACCGGCGAACTGCCGGCGTGGCCGGTGATCACGATCCGCGGCCCGGTGGCCCAGCCCCGCGTGGCCTTCCTGGAGTCCGGCGCCGAGGTGCGCCTGGACGTCTCGCTGGCCTCGGACATGTCGGTGGTGCTGGACACCCGGCCGTGGGTGCGGTCGGTGCGCCGCACCGACGGGGCGTCGCTGGCCGGGGCGATGCGCGGCGACCGCCTGGCGGACATGGCGCTGCCGGTGGGCCGGACCACGGTGCGGTTCCGCGGCACCGACGTCTCCGGGCAGGCCCGGTGCCGTATCGCCTGGGCGGACGCGTTCAGCTCGCCCTGACCGAGAAGGAGGAGAGCGTGGCTCTCGAAGTCGATTCGTGGGCGGTGGACGGCGGCACGTCGTCGGCGCGGCTGGCCCGGCTGCAGCTGGAGATGGCGACCTCCTCCGGCAACGGGGTGGGCGCGGTCGGCGCGCTGGAGGTGCTGCCGCTGGAGGTGCCCGGCGGCGGCGTCCGGGTGGCCCCGGGCCCGTTCGTGGCGCGCGGCGCCGAGGCGATGTTCCAGGGCTCCTACTACGGCCACAACGTCGGCACGGCGACGGTGCCGATCACCCCGACCGACTCCTCGGGGCCGCGCAGCGACCTGGTGGTGGTGCGGGTGGAGGATCCCACCGTCGACGGCACCCCGTGGACGCATGACCCGTCGGTGGACCCGATCTACTACTTCCGCGTGATCGAGGACGTGAGCGCCGCGGCGACGGTCCTGCCGCCGTCCACGACGGGGGTGGCGCTGGCCCGGATCGACCTGCCGGCGTCCACGGGCACGGTCACCGCCGAGATGATCACCGATCTGCGGGCGATGATCCAGCCGCGGTCGGGCCGTGTCCTGCGGGTGCAGCGCGGCGGCTCCCAGACCGGAGGCGAGTGGGACAAGGCCGGCGACTTCACCAGCGATTTCGAGCGGTGGCCGCAGCACGACTGGACGGTGACGATCCCGCCGTGGGCCACCCAGGTGCAGGTGCTCGCGAACTGGGACAACGTGTTCTACGACCCGAACGGCGGCTCCTCGGGCACCTACGACGCCCGCGGCCTGCTGCGCATCGGGCTGCTGGGCAGTCAGTTCATCACGACCACCGAGTCGGCCTACAACTTCAACCCCACATCCGGGACGAACGGCTACCGGTGTTCCACGGCCAACCGGGACCAGATCCCCATCCCGGCGGCGATGCGCGGGGAGACGGTGCAGGTGCGGATGTACGCCAAGGGCACCGCCGGACAGCAGGGTCTCCTGGTCGCCGACAACTACGCCAACTTCTCCGTGGATCTCGAATTCCTTGAGGTGCCCGCCCCCGAGGCGCAGCTGTGAGCTGGCGCTTCTACGCGATGCGGTGGGACGGCACCTGGCTGCATCGGGACCTGCCGCTAGCCGACGTCCGCCTCTCCCCCGCCCTGTCGGGCCCCTACCGGATCACCGCCACCATCGACCCGTCGTGGGCGGAGCTGATCGGCGGCGACGGCCTGCCGCTCCTGCAGGAGTGGTCGACGATCATCCTGTGCGAGGCCTCCGGGCAGCTGCGCGGCGGCGGGATCCTCACCGACACCGACACCGTGGGCGAGAAGCTCCAGCTGACGGCCGTCGGCGTCTCCGGCTACCCCGCCGGGCAACCGCTGGTGGAGACCTTGACGTGGGGCGGGAAGACCGCGGGCGCCTCCGGCGCCGGGGTGGACCCGCTGGATGTGGTGCGGGCGCTGTGGGGCCACCTGCAGGCCCAGCCCGACGGGGACCTGGGCGTCACCTTCAGCTCGACGTCGACCCCCTACCGGCTCGGCGCGTGGCACAACGCCCGCCGCGTGGACGCCGACGGCAAGCTCGACCCCGACGCCAAGGCCGTGCAGGACCCGCCGATCCCCATCGACAAGGTGTGGGACCCCAAGACCGACAAGAAGCCGGCCGCGGCCAAGGGCAAGAGCGTGTACTGGAAGTACGAGCTGGCCTGGCACGCCGGGGTGGAGATCGGCCAGAAGATCGACGAGCTGGCCCGCCAGGCGTCCTTCGAGTGGCGCGAGCACTACGCCTGGGCCGACACCGACCGGGAGTCGGTGGTGATGCGCCTGGAGTTCGGCTATCCCCGCATCGGCCGCCGGCAGACCAACCTGCGGTTCGTCCAGGACGAGAACATCACCCAGCTGGTCCCGGTCAAGCGGGACGGCACCTCCTTCGCCAACGAGGTCCGCACCTTCGGGGCAGGCGAGGGGGCCAAGCAGGTGAAGTCGGTGGCGCGGGTGCGCGACGGCCGGCTGCGGCGGGCCCGCTCGGAGGACCGGCCGGACGTGTCCTCGGCGGCGTCGCTGAAGTCGATCGCCCAGGACGAGCTGCTGCGCACGAACAGCCTGGACGACATCACCGGGTTCACGATCCGCGACCACCCCAACGCGCCGATCGGGTCGTTCGACATCGGCGACGACGTGCTCGTCGAGGGCCGGGCGTGGGGCCGGTGGGTGCGGCTGTGGGTGCGCATCACCGGCTTCTCCTTCTCCCCGACCTCGGGCGACGTCCAGATCACCTGCTCCAGGAGCGACCGGTTCCGATACGGAGGTGCCGCCTGATGGACGCCGAGACACTGCGGGCGCTGCGGGAGGCCGCCGGAGAGATCGCCCGGCTGCAGCGGCGCCTGGACGCGGTGGAGCGGGGCACCCGCCGCCCCCAGCTGGGGAACTCCTCGATCGACTCCGGGGCGCTGGAGGTGCGCGACCCGGAGACCGGGGCGACGCGCGCCCGGATCGGGTGGCTGCCTGACGGCAGCGTCGGTCTGGTCACCGAGGGCGGCGACCCGGTGTCGGCCCCCACGGTCCCGGTCGTCACGCCCTCGCTCGGCGGGCTGCGGGTGACCTGGGACGGTGCGCTGGACGGCGAGCTGGCGCTGCCGGGCGACTTCGACCACATGGCCGTCCACGTGAGCACTGCCAGCGGCTTCACCCCGTCCGCGGCGACCTACGTCGGCAGCATCCGCCGCGCCGGGGACGGCGGCATGCTGCCCGTTGTCCCGCTGCCCTACCAGGCGCACTACGTGGTGCTGGTGCCGGTGACCACCGGCGGCGTGACCGGTACCCCATCGGCCGAGGCGTCGGCGACTCCGCTTCGGGTGGACGCCCCGGACCTGACCGCGGGCAGTGTGCAGGCGGCGCACATCGCCGCTGGAGCGATCACCGCCGACAAGCTGGAGGCGCTCCTGGTCCTGGCCACGACGATCCTCGCCGGCATCCCTGGCGGAGCGCGCGTCGAGCTGGACCAGGACGGGCTGCGCGGCTACAACACCGCCAACGAGCTGGTCTTCGCGATCGACAGCGCCGGGAACGCGGTCTTCTCCGGCGACGTCACCGGGTCGCTGATCACCGGCTCCCGGATGGTCATCGGCGACCAGGCCACCACCTACGGCCTGATCGAGCAGACCGAGGCCGACGCCGTCCACGCCCTGGTGCAGGCCCAGCAGGGGGCCCGCACGCAGCTGCGCGCGTCCAGCACCCGCGCCGAGGTCGGCTCCTACGCTGATGCCGCCGACCCCGCCGCGCCGGTCGCCGGCCTGGTGGCGCAGACTGGAAGCGCCGGCTGGTCGGCGTCGTCGGATCAGACCGATCCGGGCTCGCCGGTGGCGTCCGGGATCGCCACACCCACCGCGGCCTACCTGGCGGTGCGCGCCGAGCGGGACAACCCGTCCTCCGCCCGGCTGGGGCTACAAGCCCAGGGCGGGCTCTCGATTCTGGAGATCGCCGGTCCACCGCCAGCGTCCGGGCCGCCGGAAACCGGGGGCGCCTTGTACGGGTTCCGCAGCAACGATGACATCCACTCCGTCTCGCTGCAGTCCCCGGTGGCCGACGGCGCCGTGACCGGCGGGACCCGGCGGAGCCTGATCCACGTCGAGGGCGCCGGCGCGGCCCGCCAGCACGCGCAGGTCACCCACTTCGCCAAGACCCACCTCCTCCAAGGCGAGTCGCTCAATGGAGCGATCTCCACCGAGGACGGCACGGTCACCGTCGCAGCGACGCACTCGATCCTGTCGGCGCGCCATGCTCCAGTGAAGGGGGAGATGCTCTCCTACCCGTCGCCGCTGCAGACCAGCACGACGGTCTGGTACGACTTCCCCGCCACCGACTTCGCACCGATCACCTTCCGGACGTCCTGGTCGGGGCGCACCCGGATCACGATCATGATGTGCGGGCTCAATGCGGCCTCACCCGCCTCTTCCATCGCCCTCGGGTTCCGGCTGTCCGGCGGGTCGACCGTCCCCGCGAGCCTGCGCCGGTGCGCGTTCATCCGGTCCATCGGCGAGGGCGTCGGATCCTCTCGTCAGTCGTCCGCGACGGTACACCTGCAGCTCGCCGGCGCCGCCGACTACACCCTCACCCCGGTCTACCGGGTGACCAGTGGGACCGTCGCGTATTTCGATCTGGCGCTGGACAACTCGATCACCGTCGAGCCCCTCACCTGAACAGGAAGAACGCGTGAAGGATTACGAAATTCAGTTCGCACCCGCAGCCAGCGCCTACCCCGAGGAGGACCCCGGCGGCATCGCTGTACAGCGGCAAGAAGGCCGCTGGGCTACGCAGGGAGAAGTCGATGCTGCCCGGGACGCCGTGGTGGCTCAGCTTCAAGGGCTCGGCTACCAGACTCGCGTGATCTCCACCGAAGTAGTGACCTCGGCAGGGGACTGGCAGGACGAAGCCTGAGCTCTTCGCTACCCCATGGCATAGGAGACCCATGACCGAAACCCCTGAGCCGCCTCTGCCGGCTGATCCCGAGATCAAGCCGCCTCCGCCTCCGCCGGACTCCCCGCCGCCCCCGCCTCCGCCGCCCAGCACGGAGGTCCCGCCTCCGGGCGAGCCGGCCCCGATCGACGACGACCGGTGGCCGCCGCCATCCGGGGAGTAGAAGCAGGGGGTGCGCGTGGCTGCTGAGGACATGACGATCGGCGAGGTCGCGCGCGCCCTCGCCCGCATCGAGGCCGGGCAGGCGGATCTGCGCCGGGAGATCTCCGAGCGGCTGGACCGCACCGTGAGCGCGGAGCTGTACGGCTCCCAGCACAAGGTCGTGCTGGACGAGATCGCCGAGATCAAGGGCGACCTCGACGGGCTGCGCACCGAAGTGCGCGCCCAGGAGCAGCAGCGCGTCATGGACCGCAGGTGGTGGCTGACCGCGGTGCTCATCCCGTCGGCGGGGCTCGTGGCGTCCTACGTCGGCCCCCTGCTTGGGGGAGGCGGGTCATGACCGGCCGGCGGCGGCCGCGGTGGCTGCCGCGGATCGACAAGGCGACGTGGCGCAGCGTCGGCTTCGCGTTGGCGGTGGCTGCCGCTTTCGCCGGGCTCTCGCTCGCGGTGCACGTCAACGCCGAGCGGCTCGGGCAGCTGCGCCGGGACGCCGAGGCGCTCTCCGAGCAGGTGGAGACCATGGGCGGCACGCCGGTGGCCACCCCCGCGCCGCCGCCGCTTCAGGGCGAGCCGGGCCCGCCCGGGCCTCCGGGCAGCCGCGGGCCGCGCGGCCTCCCCGGCACGAACGGCGACGACGGGCGCGACGGGGAAGACGGCGCGGACGGCCAGCCCGGCGAAGCGGGTCCTGCAGGCCCCAGTGGCCCGGAAGGCCCCCAAGGCGAGCAGGGGCCGCAGGGTCCCGCGGGGGAGCCCGGCCCCGCCGGCCCGCAAGGCCCGCAGGGCCCGGCCGGACCTCCGGGACCGCCCGGACCATCGGGCCCTCCGGGACCCGCCGGAGACGCCCCCACCGAGTAGACCAGCCCCGCCGCGGCGGGGCTTTTCCACGCCCTGAGGAGGGCTCATGTCAGAGCAGTACCTGGACCCCGTGCCGGGCTACGACGGCGCCGAGGAGATCGAGGTGGCGCCCGTCGGCGACGAGGACGACCCGGTCACCGACCCCGGGACGGACCCCGAGGACCGCTACGTGGAGGGGGTCGACGATGAAGCTGGAGCGTAGGAGCGTCTTCGGGTGGGGCGCGACGGCCGCCGGCCACGCCCCGTGCGACCGCGGCCTGGTGATCCACTACGACTCCGGCAACCTCGGCCTGCACGCCAAGGACCACTCGGCGTGCCGGACCTACTGGAAGAACACCCGCCGGTTCCACATGGGCCCGTCCCGGGGCTGGGCCGACCTGGGCTACGCGTTCGGAGTCTGTCCCCACGGGATCGTCATGGAGGGCCGCGGCGCCAAGAGGGCGCAGGCCGCGCAGCCCGGCGGGAACACGACCTGGACCAGCTGCACGCTGATGACCGGCCCGGCCGAGGACATCACCCCCGCCGCCATCGAAGGCGTCCGCCAGCTGCGCGCGTGGCTGCGCACCAACCACGGGCTCGGCACAGGTGTGCGCGGGCACCGGGACTTCATCTCGACCAGCTGCCCCGGCGACAAGGCCTACGCGCTGGTCAGGAACGGCACGTTCAGCAAGCCGCCCGGGAGCGGCGGAGTGGAGGACGACTTGATCGGGCTGAGCAAGGGAAGCAAGGGCGAAGGCGTCGAGGCTGTCCAGGAGATGGTGCGCCTGGCCGGCCACGGCAAGGCCCTGGGCAGGGGCGGCGTGGACGGCATCTACGGGCCCGGCACCGCCGAGGGGGTGCGGCTGTGCCGCAAGGACGTCGGGTCCGCGGCCAAGGCGGGCTACGGTGACAAGATCACCGGCCACGCCCTGGCGCAGCTGATCGCGGCTGTCGGCAAGCACCAGGGAGGTAAGTGATGAAGCTCGAAGCCAAGGTGATCGTCGCGGCCATCGCGTCCATCCTCACCCCGCTGGTCGCTGGGTTCCTGCCCGACGTCGAGCTGGCCGCGGTCGACGCGGTCGTCGTCGGCGTCGTGTCCCTGGTGGTGACCTTCGCGGCCGGCTACCTGACACCGCACACCGACCGGCCCGACCTGGCGAACCGCCGCAGCGGTGGAGCCTGACCTCCGCGCGCGGGCGCCCGCTCTCCCTCCGGGGAGGGCGGGCGCCTTTCTCGTTCTACGAGAGGGTCAGAATCCCGAAGACGATTGCAGCGCCCAAGGACAGGACTGCAACGATCAAACTGCCTCCAGCGATCCAGTTGGCGCAGTTCTGACGTTTTTCAGCAGCGCGCTGCGCCTCTTCTGCCGCATTCGCCCTTTCCTGTTCAACCAGGTGCCGACGACGCGATTCATCAAGCTGGGTTTGTTGGATCGCCATCGATTCTTTGAGGAAGAAAATGATGCTTTCCCCCTGAGCCCGCTGAACGTCTTCCGTAGCCTGTTGGCGAACCTCAGGGGGCTGCCCCTCGAACTCCTCCACGGCCTCTTTGGCCTGCTCGTCAATAGTGTCGTCCGCCTCGGCGTTCACGTCGAAGGCTGTGCGGACGTACTCACGCTTCCGCTCTTCGCGCTCTTCCTCGCTGTCGTACTCTTCGTCGATCTGGTCCCAGGCTGGTTTGATGATCGCACCGTCGAGGAGCCGATCCACGCCAAGTGTCGGCCGATAGGCGCGTTCAATGGCTTCACTGATCGCTTGTTGTTGTCCGACCAGATCTTTGGCGATTCGCGCAGCGGGGCCACCGAGTATTTCAGCATTGCGCCGGTTCATCTCTTCGAGGAGTCGAGCAAACCCCGAACTTTCCATGACGATTTTGCTGACCTGGCGGCCCATCTGTTCCCTGAATGGAGCCAGCTTTTTTGCCAGCTCTTGCGCCTGGCGAGCGAGCCGTTCACGTTCCTCTGGTGAGAGCTTGGAGAACTCCTCCTCTAGGTCCTCCTCATCTCGCCCGGCTCCCTCCTCTGCTTCTCGCTCCTCTTCAGGCTCTTCTTCGGGGGATCGGTCGTTCACGCGGTCCTCTTCTCCGTCTTGTCTGCGATGTCCATGATGTCGCCCAGCCGGTAGCGGGCGGGCCGCTTCGCCGACACCTGCTCCAGCCGCCCCGCGGCGGCGAGCTTGCGGATCCACCGCTCGGTGATCGGCCGGCCGAGCGCGCGGGCGGCCATGGCGCCTTCCGCGGCGGTCACGGCCCGGTCGGGGGCGGCCTGCGCGGCGGCGCGGTAGCGCTGCTGCCGGTGGCCTTCGGCGTCGGTGATCTCCCCGTCGCATCCTTCGGCACGGCACCGCGCTGCCTCCCGGTCCACGCCCCCGAACACCCGGCCACCGCACTGCGGGCACTGGCCGACGTACACCCACTCCGCGGGCCGGTCGACCGCGCGGCG from Nocardiopsis composta encodes:
- a CDS encoding peptidoglycan recognition protein family protein, with protein sequence MKLERRSVFGWGATAAGHAPCDRGLVIHYDSGNLGLHAKDHSACRTYWKNTRRFHMGPSRGWADLGYAFGVCPHGIVMEGRGAKRAQAAQPGGNTTWTSCTLMTGPAEDITPAAIEGVRQLRAWLRTNHGLGTGVRGHRDFISTSCPGDKAYALVRNGTFSKPPGSGGVEDDLIGLSKGSKGEGVEAVQEMVRLAGHGKALGRGGVDGIYGPGTAEGVRLCRKDVGSAAKAGYGDKITGHALAQLIAAVGKHQGGK